A single genomic interval of Homo sapiens chromosome 15, GRCh38.p14 Primary Assembly harbors:
- the ULK3 gene encoding serine/threonine-protein kinase ULK3 isoform X5: MAGPGWGPPRLDGFILTERLGSGTYATVYKAYAKKDTREVVAIKCVAKKSLNKASVENLLTEIEILKGIRHPHIVQLKDFQWDSDNIYLIMEFCAGGDLSRFIHTRRILPEKVARVFMQQLASALQFLHERNISHLDLKPQNILLSSLEKPHLKLADFGFAQHMSPWDEKHVLRGSPLYMAPEMVCQRQYDARVDLWSMGVILYEALFGQPPFASRSFSELEEKIRSNRVIELPLRPLLSRDCRDLLQRLLERDPSRRISFQDFFAHPWVDLEHMPSGESLGRATALVVQAVKKDQEGDSAAALSLYCKALDFFVPALHYEVDAQRKEAIKAKRWPGTSHAS, encoded by the exons ATGGCGGGGCCCGGCTGGGGTCCCCCGCGCCTGGACGGCTTCATCCTCACCGAGCGCCTGGGCAGCGGCACGTACGCCACGGTGTACAAGGCCTACGCCAAG AAGGACACTCGTGAAGTGGTAGCCATAAAGTGTGTAGCCAAGAAAAGTCTGAACAAGGCATCGGTGGAGAACCTCCTCACGGAGATTGAGATCCTCAAGGGCATTCGACATCCCCACATTGTGCAGCTGAAAGACTTTCAG TGGGACAGTGACAATATCTACCTCATCATGGAGTTTTGCGCAGGGGGCGACCTGTCTCGCTTCATCCATACCCGCAGGATTCTGCCTGAGAAGGTGGCGCGTGTCTTCATGCAGCAATTAG CTAGCGCCCTGCAATTCCTGCATGAACGGAATATCTCTCACCTGGATCTGAAGCCACAGAACATTCTACTGAGCTCCTTGGAGAAGCCCCACCTAAAACTGGCAG ACTTTGGTTTCGCACAACACATGTCCCCGTGGGATGAGAAGCACGTGCTCCGTGGCTCCCCCCTCTACATGGCCCCCGAGATGGTGTGCCAGCGGCAGTATGACGCCCGCGTGGACCTCTGGTCCATGGGGGTCATCCTGTATG AAGCCCTCTTCGGGCAGCCCCCCTTTGCCTCCAGGTCGTTCTCGGAGCTGGAAGAGAAGATCCGTAGCAACCGGGTCATCGAG CTCCCCTTGCGGCCCCTGCTCTCCCGAGACTGCCGGGACCTACTGCAGCGGCTCCTGGAGCGGGACCCCAGCCGTCGCATCTCCTTCCAGGACTTTTTTGCGCACCCCTGGGTGGACCTGGAGCACATGCCCAGTGGGGAGAGTCTGGGGCGAGCA ACCGCCCTGGTGGTGCAGGCTGTGAAGAAAGACCAGGAGGGGGATTCAGCAGCTGCCTTATCACTCTACTGCAAGGCTCTGGACTTCTTTGTACCTGCCCTGCACT ATGAAGTGGATGCCCAGCGGAAGGAGGCAATTAAGGCAAAG AGATGGCCCGGGACAAGCCACGCCTCCTAG